The following are encoded in a window of Arthrobacter sp. NicSoilB4 genomic DNA:
- the rpmC gene encoding 50S ribosomal protein L29 — MAVGSKELASAQLDGFDNERLVEELRKAKEELFNLRFQSATGQLENHGRLRAVKKDIARIYTVLRERELGIRAEVAAPVVEAKEEKKSKKSAAKAEKAEKPAEAETEEDAK; from the coding sequence ATGGCAGTAGGATCCAAGGAACTTGCATCCGCACAGCTGGACGGTTTCGACAACGAGCGTCTCGTTGAAGAACTCCGCAAGGCCAAGGAAGAGCTGTTCAACCTGCGTTTCCAGTCCGCCACCGGTCAGCTGGAGAACCACGGTCGTCTGCGCGCGGTAAAGAAGGACATCGCCCGCATCTACACCGTTCTCCGTGAGCGCGAGCTGGGCATTCGTGCCGAGGTTGCCGCGCCGGTTGTGGAAGCCAAGGAAGAAAAGAAGTCCAAGAAGTCCGCAGCCAAGGCTGAGAAGGCTGAAAAGCCGGCCGAGGCCGAGACCGAGGAGGACGCCAAGTGA
- the rplP gene encoding 50S ribosomal protein L16: MLIPRRVKHRKQHHPGRSGAATGGTKVSFGEWGIQALSPAYVTNRQIESARIAMTRHIKRGGKVWINIYPDRPLTKKPAETRMGSGKGSPEWWVSNVKPGRVLFELSGVSEEVAREALRLAIHKLPLKARIVRREGGE; the protein is encoded by the coding sequence ATGCTTATCCCACGTCGAGTCAAGCACCGTAAGCAGCACCACCCGGGTCGTTCCGGCGCTGCTACGGGTGGCACCAAGGTCTCCTTCGGTGAGTGGGGTATCCAGGCTCTGAGCCCGGCTTACGTCACCAACCGTCAGATCGAATCTGCCCGTATCGCGATGACCCGCCACATCAAGCGTGGCGGCAAGGTCTGGATCAACATCTACCCGGACCGTCCGCTGACGAAGAAGCCTGCCGAAACCCGCATGGGTTCCGGTAAGGGTTCTCCGGAATGGTGGGTCTCAAACGTCAAGCCGGGCCGGGTTCTCTTCGAACTCTCCGGTGTCAGTGAAGAGGTAGCTCGCGAGGCCCTGCGCCTGGCAATCCACAAGCTGCCGTTGAAGGCACGCATTGTGCGTCGCGAAGGTGGTGAGTAG
- the rpsC gene encoding 30S ribosomal protein S3, giving the protein MGQKVNPHGFRLGITTDHVSHWFADSTKAGQRYKDFVREDIRIRQLMSTGMERAGIAKVEIERTRDRVRVDIHTARPGIVIGRRGAEADRIRGELEKLTGKQVQLNILEVKNPEMEAQLVAQGVAEQLTSRVAFRRAMKKAMQSAQRAGAKGIRIACSGRLGGAEMSRSEFYREGRVPLHTLRANIDYGFYEAKTTFGRIGVKVWIYKGDVTAKELAQQAAAAPSRGRGASDRPGRPGGADRGDRRRRNDRPAEAAPAAAEAPAADAASAAPAQAVEGGQA; this is encoded by the coding sequence GTGGGACAGAAAGTTAACCCGCACGGGTTCCGACTCGGCATCACCACCGATCACGTATCGCACTGGTTTGCTGACAGCACCAAGGCCGGCCAGCGGTACAAGGACTTCGTTCGCGAAGACATCCGTATCCGCCAGCTCATGTCCACGGGCATGGAGCGCGCCGGTATCGCCAAGGTTGAAATCGAGCGCACCCGTGACCGCGTCCGTGTGGATATCCACACGGCACGTCCGGGCATCGTTATCGGCCGCCGCGGCGCAGAAGCAGACCGCATCCGCGGCGAGCTCGAAAAGCTCACCGGCAAGCAGGTTCAGCTGAACATCCTCGAGGTCAAGAACCCCGAGATGGAAGCACAGCTTGTTGCCCAGGGCGTTGCTGAGCAGCTGACTTCCCGCGTGGCTTTCCGCCGTGCGATGAAGAAGGCCATGCAGTCCGCACAGCGTGCAGGTGCCAAGGGCATCCGTATCGCTTGCTCGGGTCGACTGGGCGGCGCAGAAATGTCCCGCTCGGAGTTCTACCGTGAAGGCCGTGTGCCCCTGCACACCCTCCGCGCGAACATCGACTACGGCTTCTACGAGGCCAAGACCACCTTCGGCCGCATCGGCGTGAAGGTCTGGATCTACAAGGGTGACGTCACCGCCAAGGAACTGGCTCAGCAGGCAGCTGCTGCTCCGTCCCGTGGCCGTGGTGCCAGCGACCGCCCGGGCCGCCCGGGTGGCGCTGACCGTGGTGACCGCCGTCGTCGTAACGACCGCCCGGCTGAGGCTGCACCCGCTGCTGCCGAAGCTCCGGCGGCTGATGCAGCTTCTGCCGCACCGGCACAGGCAGTAGAAGGAGGACAGGCTTAA